The nucleotide window CGACGGGCCGGGCACGCGACGAGTTGTACCCGGGAATGCGCAGCGTGGTGATCGAATACTACACTGTGTTCTTCACCGTCACCGACGAGGAAGTCCTCGTGCGCCGTATCATCCACACCGCCCGAGACGTGCAGGCGGCTGCGTTCGACGAGGGCTAGTTCGCTCGCCCGGTCGGCCACGTGTACCCGCGCGGGTCCATCGCCCGCCACGCCTTCCCCATCTGCGCCCACGCGCCGCCCCAGAAGCGCCGGAACGTCAACCCGCCGGCCCGCAGCGCCCGCCGGTGCCCCGCCCAGATCGCCACCGTCACCCCGGCGAACAGCACCCGCTGAACCCCCATCGTGAGCGCGCGGAGCGCGCGCCCGCGGTTGCGGTGAATGATCGCGAGCCGCTCGCACTGGAACCGCAGGTGCGGCACCTCGTCCCGCAAGATCTGGTGACAGATGCGGCGCAGCACCGCGGAGCCCGTCGCGCGCCGCACCGCCGCGTAGTAGAGCATCGCGTGGACCTCCACCATGACGACCACCGTCGTCCACACCTCCATTCGCAACCGCAGGTGGCGGAACAGCCGGAAGATCGAGTCGCCCCAGTCGCGGCCCTTCCGCGGCACGCCGGCGAGGTCGAGGAACCGGCCGAGCATTTCCCCGTGGCGCTGCTCCTCCGCGATGAACCGCTTGATCGCTTCGACGTAAGCGGGGTCGTAGGTCTGCGCGGCGTGCCGCTCGGCCGCCCGCGTCAGCCGCGTCCCGTCGGACGTTTCGCCGAGCTGCCACGCCCGCAGCGATTCGAT belongs to Gemmata obscuriglobus and includes:
- a CDS encoding type II toxin-antitoxin system RelE/ParE family toxin produces the protein MRRVTRTAVAERDLEQIMEWLYEHRPAVVERFPAALAARCHLLASQPTTGRARDELYPGMRSVVIEYYTVFFTVTDEEVLVRRIIHTARDVQAAAFDEG
- a CDS encoding ferritin-like domain-containing protein produces the protein MRSAMLEALGLSTEDAATAVPVKPVVWTSEEWVAYFEHNATNLMPIPWGAGAGATREELAEIIESLRAWQLGETSDGTRLTRAAERHAAQTYDPAYVEAIKRFIAEEQRHGEMLGRFLDLAGVPRKGRDWGDSIFRLFRHLRLRMEVWTTVVVMVEVHAMLYYAAVRRATGSAVLRRICHQILRDEVPHLRFQCERLAIIHRNRGRALRALTMGVQRVLFAGVTVAIWAGHRRALRAGGLTFRRFWGGAWAQMGKAWRAMDPRGYTWPTGRAN